The following proteins are co-located in the Anser cygnoides isolate HZ-2024a breed goose chromosome 2, Taihu_goose_T2T_genome, whole genome shotgun sequence genome:
- the FOXF2 gene encoding forkhead box protein F2, with product MTTASGQQRLEPPVPLRSCSPAPGALQMSRPPSSALETSTSSSSTSTSSSSSSSSAAAATSKSKKASSGLRRPEKPPYSYIALIVMAIQSSPSKRLTLSEIYQFLQARFPFFRGSYQGWKNSVRHNLSLNECFIKLPKGLGRPGKGHYWTIDPASEFMFEEGSFRRRPRGFRRKCQALKPMYRMMNGLGFGASILPQGFDFQAPPASLACHSNGYNLDMMPNAMASGYEGLSGGHHVPHMSPNPGSTYMASCPVTANGDYGPDSSSSPVPSSPAMASAIECHSPYTSPSAHWTASGASPYLKQQGLPAANAASSGIHSSVPSYSLEQGYLHQSPRDDLSVGLPRYQHHPSPVCDRKDFVLNFNGISSFHPSASGSYYHHHHHQSVCQDIKPCVM from the exons ATGACCACCGCCAGCGGCCAGCAGCGGCTGGAGCCCCCCGTCCCTCTCCGCTCCTGCAGCCCGGCTCCCGGAGCTCTCCAGATGAGCCGGCCGCCCTCCTCCGCCCTGGAGacctccacctcctcttcctccacctccacctcctcctcctcctcctcctcctcggcggcggcggcgaccTCCAAGAGCAAGAAGGCCAGCtcggggctgcggcggccggaGAAGCCCCCCTACTCCTACATCGCCCTGATCGTCATGGCCATCCAGAGCTCGCCCTCCAAGCGGCTGACCCTCAGCGAGATCTACCAGTTCCTGCAGGCCCGCTTCCCCTTCTTCCGCGGCTCCTACCAGGGCTGGAAGAACTCGGTGCGCCACAACCTCTCGCTCAACGAGTGCTTCATCAAGCTGCCCAAGGGGCTGGGCCGCCCGGGCAAGGGCCACTACTGGACCATCGACCCGGCCAGCGAGTTCATGTTCGAGGAGGGCTCCTTCCGACGGCGGCCCCGCGGCTTCAGGAGGAAGTGCCAGGCGCTCAAGCCCATGTACCGCATGATGAACGGGCTGGGCTTCGGCGCCTCCATCCTCCCGCAGGGCTTCGACTTCCAGGCGCCCCCCGCCTCCCTCGCCTGCCACTCCAACGGCTACAACCTCGACATGATGCCCAACGCCATGGCCAGCGGCTACGAGGGACTCAGCGGCGGCCACCACGTCCCGCACATGTCGCCCAACCCCGGCTCGACCTACATGGCCAGCTGCCCGGTGACTGCCAACGGGGACTACGGCcccgacagcagcagcagccccgtgccctccTCGCCGGCCATGGCGAGCGCCATCGAGTGCCACTCGCCCTACACGAGCCCTTCGGCTCACTGGACAGCCTCGGGGGCCTCGCCCTACCTCAAGCAGCAGGGCCTCCCCGCCGCCAACGCCGCCTCCTCGGGCATCCACTCCAGCGTGCCCTCCTACTCCCTGGAGCAGGGCTACCTGCACCAGAGCCCCCGCGACGACCTCTCAG TGGGATTGCCTCGCTACCAGCATCACCCGTCCCCGGTGTGCGACAGGAAGGATTTTGTCCTCAATTTTAACggcatttcttcttttcacccTTCGGCTAGCGGCTCTTActaccaccatcaccaccatcaAAGCGTCTGCCAGGACATCAAGCCCTGCGTGATGTGA